In a single window of the Cupriavidus basilensis genome:
- a CDS encoding NAD(P)H-dependent flavin oxidoreductase, giving the protein MSLPAILQNRLSLPVVCSPLFIISNPDLVIAQCKAGVVGSFPALNARPGPVLNDWLDRITTELAEHDAKHPDRPSAPFAVNQIVHKSNDRLDHDLELCVRYKVPIVITSLGARKEVNDAVHAYGGIVLHDIINNTFARKAIEKGADGLIAVASGAGGHAGVLSPFALLHEIREWFDGPLLLSGAIASGDGILAALAAGADLAYVGSAFIATEEANAQAGYKQMIVDSTASDIVYSNLFTGVHGNYLRQSIVNAGLDPEALPQSDPSKMNFGSGSAKAWKDIWGAGQGVGAIKRVVPAAELVRRFAEEYALARRRLGLAPAAAYANGATAADVA; this is encoded by the coding sequence ATGTCACTTCCCGCCATTCTCCAGAACCGTCTTTCGCTGCCGGTGGTTTGCTCGCCGCTGTTCATCATCTCCAACCCCGACCTGGTGATCGCCCAATGCAAGGCCGGCGTGGTCGGCTCCTTCCCGGCGCTCAATGCGCGCCCTGGCCCGGTGCTCAACGACTGGCTGGACCGCATCACCACCGAGCTGGCCGAGCACGACGCCAAGCATCCGGACCGGCCGTCGGCACCGTTCGCGGTCAACCAGATCGTGCACAAGTCCAATGACCGGCTCGATCACGACCTGGAACTGTGCGTGCGCTACAAGGTGCCCATCGTCATCACGTCGCTGGGCGCGCGCAAGGAAGTCAACGATGCCGTGCACGCCTATGGCGGCATCGTGCTGCACGACATCATCAACAACACCTTCGCACGCAAGGCCATCGAGAAAGGCGCCGACGGCCTGATCGCAGTCGCCTCGGGCGCAGGGGGCCATGCCGGCGTGCTGTCGCCGTTTGCGCTGCTGCATGAAATCCGGGAGTGGTTCGACGGCCCGCTGCTGCTGTCGGGCGCCATCGCCAGCGGCGACGGCATCCTCGCGGCGCTGGCCGCGGGCGCCGACCTGGCCTATGTGGGCTCGGCCTTCATCGCCACCGAAGAGGCCAACGCGCAGGCCGGCTACAAGCAGATGATCGTCGACAGCACCGCGTCCGACATCGTCTACTCGAACCTCTTTACCGGCGTGCACGGCAACTACCTGCGCCAGAGCATCGTCAATGCCGGGCTCGATCCGGAAGCGCTGCCGCAATCGGATCCGTCCAAGATGAACTTCGGTTCGGGCAGCGCCAAGGCGTGGAAAGACATCTGGGGCGCTGGCCAGGGCGTAGGCGCCATCAAGCGCGTGGTGCCGGCCGCCGAGCTGGTGCGCCGCTTTGCTGAGGAATACGCGCTGGCGCGCCGCCGCCTCGGGCTGGCCCCGGCAGCGGCTTACGCCAACGGCGCGACGGCGGCCGACGTGGCCTGA
- a CDS encoding Bug family tripartite tricarboxylate transporter substrate binding protein, translating to MKSHSQARTPHNSARRRLLAAGVALAATFGGMTSAAYAQGNYPTKPITMIVPFSAGGTTDILARIVGLQLGKALGQPVVIDNRPGAGGNIGASIAAKAPGDGYTLFMGTIGTHAINQSLYSKLPFDPVKDFAPISRVAMVPNIVVVNPKVPVNNVKELIAYVKANPDKLSYGSSGSGSSMHLSGELFNSMTGLHIQHIPYKGSAPAVNDLLGNQIGLMFDNMPSSYPHVKAGKLRAIAVTSAKRSPALPNVPTVAESGVPGYEATSWFALYATGGTPQPIVDRLNAEVVKILAMPEVKKQMADQGAEPHPEKPAELAAFMKTETAKWAKVVKASGATVD from the coding sequence ATGAAATCCCATTCCCAAGCTCGCACCCCGCACAACAGCGCGCGTCGTCGCCTGCTGGCTGCCGGTGTGGCATTGGCCGCCACCTTCGGCGGCATGACCAGCGCGGCCTACGCGCAAGGCAACTACCCGACCAAGCCGATCACCATGATCGTGCCGTTCTCGGCCGGCGGCACCACCGACATCCTGGCGCGCATCGTCGGCCTGCAACTGGGCAAGGCGCTCGGCCAGCCGGTGGTGATCGACAACCGTCCGGGCGCGGGCGGCAATATCGGCGCATCGATCGCGGCCAAGGCTCCGGGCGATGGCTACACCCTGTTCATGGGCACCATCGGTACCCACGCCATCAACCAGTCGCTTTATTCCAAGCTGCCGTTCGATCCGGTCAAGGATTTCGCGCCGATCTCGCGCGTGGCGATGGTGCCGAACATCGTGGTGGTGAACCCCAAGGTGCCGGTCAACAACGTCAAGGAACTGATCGCCTACGTCAAGGCCAACCCGGACAAGCTGTCGTACGGTTCGTCGGGCAGCGGCTCGTCGATGCACCTGTCGGGCGAGTTGTTCAACTCGATGACGGGCTTGCATATCCAGCACATCCCGTACAAGGGCAGCGCCCCGGCGGTCAACGACCTGCTGGGTAACCAGATCGGCCTGATGTTCGACAACATGCCGTCGTCGTACCCGCACGTGAAGGCCGGCAAGCTGCGCGCCATCGCCGTGACCTCGGCCAAGCGCTCGCCGGCACTGCCGAACGTGCCGACCGTGGCTGAATCCGGCGTGCCGGGCTATGAAGCGACTTCCTGGTTCGCGCTGTATGCCACCGGCGGCACGCCGCAGCCGATCGTCGATCGCCTGAATGCGGAAGTGGTGAAGATCCTGGCCATGCCGGAAGTGAAGAAGCAGATGGCCGACCAGGGCGCGGAGCCGCATCCCGAGAAGCCGGCCGAACTGGCCGCTTTCATGAAGACCGAGACCGCCAAGTGGGCCAAGGTGGTGAAGGCTTCGGGCGCCACGGTGGACTGA
- a CDS encoding SDR family NAD(P)-dependent oxidoreductase: protein MSLPVATLVTGASSGIGRAISEMLLADGVTQVVNVDYVAPAWSHPNMTFVQADLTNADATRAAAEQVSSRFAVTRLVNNAGATRPGTADTASVEDLDYVVGLHLQATLLLTQACLPAMRAARFGRIVNMASRAALGKPERVVYSATKAGLIGMTRTLAMELGGDGITVNAVAPGPIATDLFRKSNPEGSEQTKRILASIAVKRMGTPEDVARASMFFLSPENGFVTGQVLYVCGGTTLGVAPV from the coding sequence ATGTCCCTTCCCGTTGCCACGCTCGTTACCGGCGCCAGTTCCGGTATCGGCCGCGCCATCAGCGAAATGCTGCTGGCCGATGGCGTGACCCAGGTGGTCAATGTCGACTATGTCGCCCCCGCCTGGTCCCATCCCAACATGACATTTGTCCAGGCCGACCTGACCAATGCCGACGCGACCCGCGCCGCGGCCGAGCAGGTGAGCTCGCGCTTTGCCGTGACCCGGCTGGTCAATAATGCCGGCGCCACCCGCCCCGGCACGGCCGACACGGCAAGCGTAGAAGACCTGGACTACGTGGTTGGCCTGCACCTGCAAGCCACCCTGCTGCTGACCCAGGCCTGCCTGCCCGCAATGCGCGCGGCACGCTTTGGCCGCATCGTGAACATGGCTTCGCGCGCGGCGCTGGGCAAGCCGGAACGCGTGGTGTATTCCGCCACCAAGGCCGGCCTGATCGGCATGACCCGCACGCTCGCGATGGAACTCGGCGGCGACGGCATCACGGTCAATGCCGTGGCGCCCGGCCCGATTGCTACCGACCTGTTCCGCAAGAGCAACCCCGAAGGCAGCGAGCAGACCAAGCGGATCCTCGCCAGCATCGCGGTCAAGCGCATGGGCACGCCGGAAGACGTGGCTCGCGCCTCGATGTTCTTCCTGTCGCCGGAGAACGGTTTCGTGACCGGCCAGGTGCTTTATGTGTGCGGCGGCACCACCCTCGGCGTCGCACCCGTGTAG
- a CDS encoding nuclear transport factor 2 family protein encodes MIATHSMSELDSIVADEVVFHSPVAHTPYPGRVALRMVLESVNQVFQDFRYHRTFVSDDGRSVVLEFSATVDGKSVKAIDMIRFNDAGKIDDFEVMVRPKSGLDALAAAMGARLASQKSVLQGAGA; translated from the coding sequence ATGATCGCCACCCATTCCATGTCCGAGCTGGACAGCATCGTGGCGGACGAAGTGGTTTTTCACTCGCCCGTCGCCCACACACCGTACCCGGGCCGCGTTGCCCTGCGCATGGTGCTGGAATCCGTCAACCAGGTGTTCCAGGACTTCCGCTACCACCGCACGTTTGTCAGCGACGACGGGCGCAGCGTGGTACTGGAGTTCAGCGCGACGGTCGATGGCAAATCCGTCAAGGCCATCGACATGATCCGTTTCAACGACGCCGGCAAGATCGACGACTTCGAAGTCATGGTCCGCCCGAAGAGCGGCCTGGACGCGCTCGCCGCCGCCATGGGCGCCCGCCTCGCCAGCCAGAAATCCGTGCTGCAGGGCGCCGGCGCCTGA
- a CDS encoding tyrosine-type recombinase/integrase: protein MSANGPSPDLFDADLEAWRKQPERAFNGWLASHGFRHGTAVVYRAMWGKLLRWSGERGLAPLSWSAEQIGAFLDEQDLHKHHRYRYTRLIERVFHHLSLLQDGLHNPASQAVRAHLAEGENDPTAFLLPAERDALIARVLAPAPLAAGQDGAALSATQWKRARDTALVAVLLGAGLKVGEARGLGIDSIAEDAARLRLVRADNGRAYEAPVFAFARAALLAWLEIRFRSGTLGNLVFPAMPSGRHLHAASLYRRVEILLDEAGVLAGRSERASPQTLRNTCGALHFEAGAGPAQVAQCLGMRDLESGWRLRAAFEAWQARAGLKPALGGAGDTGTTDAACYA from the coding sequence ATGAGCGCCAACGGGCCATCCCCCGACCTGTTCGATGCCGACCTGGAGGCCTGGCGCAAGCAGCCCGAGCGAGCCTTCAATGGCTGGCTGGCCAGCCACGGTTTTCGCCATGGCACGGCGGTGGTGTACCGCGCGATGTGGGGCAAGCTCTTGCGCTGGTCGGGCGAGCGCGGCCTGGCGCCGCTGTCCTGGTCGGCGGAGCAGATCGGGGCCTTCCTCGATGAGCAGGATCTGCACAAGCATCACCGTTACCGCTACACGCGGCTGATCGAGCGTGTCTTCCACCATCTGTCGCTATTGCAGGACGGCTTGCACAACCCGGCCAGCCAGGCGGTGCGCGCCCATCTCGCCGAAGGCGAGAACGATCCGACCGCCTTCCTGCTGCCCGCCGAGCGCGATGCCCTGATTGCCCGCGTGCTGGCACCGGCGCCCCTGGCGGCCGGGCAGGACGGCGCCGCGCTGTCGGCCACCCAATGGAAGCGTGCCCGCGATACCGCACTGGTGGCCGTGTTGCTGGGCGCCGGCCTGAAAGTGGGCGAAGCGCGCGGCCTGGGTATCGACAGCATCGCCGAGGACGCCGCCAGGCTGCGTTTGGTCCGCGCCGACAACGGCCGCGCGTACGAGGCGCCGGTCTTCGCTTTCGCCCGGGCGGCACTGCTGGCCTGGCTGGAAATCCGCTTCCGTTCCGGCACGCTGGGCAACCTGGTGTTCCCGGCCATGCCGAGCGGGCGGCACTTGCACGCGGCCTCGTTATACCGCCGTGTGGAGATCCTGCTCGACGAGGCTGGCGTGCTGGCGGGGCGCAGCGAGCGTGCGTCGCCGCAGACGCTGCGCAATACCTGCGGCGCACTGCATTTCGAGGCCGGAGCCGGCCCGGCCCAGGTGGCGCAATGTCTCGGCATGCGCGACCTGGAGTCTGGCTGGCGCTTGCGTGCGGCGTTTGAGGCCTGGCAGGCACGTGCTGGCCTGAAACCGGCGCTCGGCGGTGCCGGTGACACAGGCACGACAGATGCGGCCTGCTATGCTTAG
- the pcaF gene encoding 3-oxoadipyl-CoA thiolase, translating to MTEAFICDAIRTPIGRYGGSLSGVRPDDLGAVPLKALMARNPNLDWSAIDDVIYGNANQAGEDNRNVARMSLLLAGLPQSVPGATINRLCGSGMDATGTAARAIKSGEAGLMLAGGVESMSRAPFVMGKATSAFSRDAQIFDTTIGWRFINPAMRAAYGVDSMPETAENVATDYKISREDQDLMALRSQEKASRAQADGTLAQEITAVTIAQKKGDPLVVERDEHPRATSMEALGKLRGVVRADGTVTAGNASGVNDGACAILLASEAAARQHGLTPKARIVGMATAGVAPRVMGIGPAPASQKLLKQLGMTIDQMDVIELNEAFAAQGLAVLRELGVADDDARVNPNGGAIALGHPLGMSGARLVTTAMYQLHRTGGRYALCTMCIGVGQGIAMVIERV from the coding sequence ATGACCGAAGCCTTCATCTGCGACGCCATCCGTACCCCCATCGGCCGCTACGGCGGCAGCCTGTCCGGCGTTCGCCCGGACGACCTGGGCGCGGTGCCGCTCAAGGCCCTGATGGCACGCAACCCGAACCTGGACTGGTCCGCCATTGACGACGTGATCTACGGCAATGCCAACCAGGCCGGCGAAGACAACCGCAACGTAGCGCGCATGTCGCTGCTGCTGGCCGGCCTGCCGCAAAGCGTGCCGGGCGCCACCATCAACCGCCTGTGCGGCTCTGGCATGGACGCTACCGGCACCGCCGCGCGCGCGATCAAGTCCGGCGAAGCCGGCCTGATGCTCGCCGGTGGCGTGGAAAGCATGAGCCGCGCCCCGTTCGTGATGGGCAAGGCCACCAGCGCCTTCTCGCGCGATGCGCAGATTTTCGACACCACCATCGGCTGGCGCTTCATCAACCCGGCGATGCGCGCGGCTTACGGCGTGGACTCGATGCCCGAGACCGCCGAGAACGTCGCCACGGACTACAAGATCAGCCGCGAAGACCAGGACCTGATGGCCTTGCGCAGCCAGGAAAAGGCATCGCGGGCGCAAGCCGACGGCACGCTGGCGCAGGAAATCACCGCCGTGACGATCGCCCAGAAGAAGGGTGACCCGCTGGTGGTGGAGCGCGACGAACACCCGCGTGCCACCAGCATGGAAGCGCTGGGCAAGCTGCGCGGCGTGGTTCGCGCCGACGGCACCGTGACCGCCGGCAATGCCTCGGGCGTGAACGATGGCGCCTGCGCCATCCTGCTCGCCAGCGAAGCTGCGGCCCGCCAGCACGGCCTGACGCCCAAGGCTCGCATCGTCGGCATGGCAACCGCCGGCGTGGCGCCGCGCGTGATGGGCATCGGCCCGGCACCGGCTTCGCAAAAGCTGCTCAAGCAACTCGGCATGACCATTGACCAGATGGACGTGATCGAGCTGAACGAAGCGTTCGCCGCGCAAGGCCTGGCCGTGCTGCGCGAACTCGGCGTGGCCGACGACGACGCACGCGTCAACCCGAATGGCGGCGCGATCGCGCTGGGCCACCCGCTCGGCATGAGCGGTGCCCGCCTGGTCACCACCGCCATGTACCAGCTGCACCGCACCGGCGGCCGCTACGCGCTGTGCACGATGTGCATCGGCGTGGGCCAGGGCATCGCCATGGTGATCGAGCGCGTCTGA
- a CDS encoding PadR family transcriptional regulator: protein MSVQHALLTSLLEKPSSGYELARRFDRSIGYFWHATHQQIYRELGRMAEHGWIAADEGEGDARNRKKVYFVLPPGRDELARWVLAPTAGLDVRDEILVKLRADAVVGPLGLRPEMARLIGLHRERLETYRQIERRDFSAAQPTRAQQVQHALLKRGIRYEEDWVSWAEELLPLLDKQDDAA from the coding sequence ATGTCCGTTCAGCACGCACTCCTGACCTCCCTTCTGGAAAAGCCGTCTTCCGGCTACGAGCTGGCTCGCCGCTTCGACCGCTCCATCGGCTATTTCTGGCATGCAACGCATCAGCAGATCTATCGGGAGCTGGGCCGCATGGCCGAGCACGGCTGGATTGCCGCGGATGAGGGGGAGGGTGACGCCAGGAACCGAAAGAAGGTCTACTTCGTGCTGCCGCCAGGGCGCGACGAACTGGCGCGCTGGGTGCTGGCGCCTACCGCCGGCCTTGACGTGCGCGATGAAATCCTGGTGAAGCTGCGCGCCGATGCTGTGGTGGGCCCGCTCGGGTTGAGGCCGGAGATGGCGCGGCTGATCGGCCTGCACCGCGAGCGGCTGGAGACCTATCGCCAGATCGAGCGGCGCGATTTCTCCGCCGCGCAGCCCACGCGCGCGCAACAAGTGCAGCACGCCCTGCTCAAGCGCGGCATCCGGTATGAAGAGGATTGGGTGTCGTGGGCCGAGGAATTGTTGCCGCTGCTGGATAAGCAGGACGACGCGGCCTGA